Genomic window (Thermoproteota archaeon):
GGCGATGGCCGCCGCCAAGGAGGCCCAGAAGAAGGGTGTAACCCATCTCATAGTCAAGGTCAGAGCCCCCGGCGGGATAAAGAGCAGGATCCCGGGACCCGGGGCCACAGCGGCCATAAGAGGACTCTCTCGATCGGGTCTCATACTCATCAGGGTTGAGGACGTCACGCCTATACCCCATGATGGATGCAGGAGACCACACGGCAGGAGAGGGAGGAGGGTCTGATCCCTCCCAAACTTTTATTCCCGTGCACCCTAATTAGGATGAGGTAACCCTAGTGCCGGGGGATAACTTAGAGGAGATAGAACCCCTGCTCAGCTGGTACAGGAGGACAGGACACGTTCAAGTGGAGTCTTTGGGCTTGGATGGACGCACCATCATCCTCAAAATAGAGGGTAGGAGGGGAAGCATCCGCTCCTTGGTCGCTCTATATGACCCATCCTTGGATGGCGATCCATTTATATGGCTGAGGGACCTGATAAACTCCCACAGGAGGGCAGGCATAGAGTTTGACCGAGTGGAGGTCTGGACCTCGCCAGAGATGGTAAATGAGCTGTCGGCCGGATCGGAAGAGCTCGATGAAAGCATATACATCGTGGTAAGATCCCTCTCGGAGCTCGGGTCGCCATTATCTCCCACCCCCACCAGCCTTCCCTCCGAGGAGCGAGCGACCAGTAGGAGGACCCGCAGGCCCTCCCTCAGGAAGGAGGAGAGTAGAACCATTATCGTGGTCGAGGAGAGGAAGGAGCGCGGTAGTAAGTACGAGGAGCCCAATAAGAGCAGGGAGGACAGCTTAACTGCGATTCTAAACGAGATAAAGAGGACCATAGATCAGTCGATGAAGTCTATCATTGAGGAGGTGAGGAAGGGTAATGAGATAGACCTCTTCAATAAGATACACGAGCTGGAGAAGAGAGTGGAGCTTCTGGAGGCGATGATAAGACTGTTGGGAAGCCAGCAAGGGACAGTCAATTTACCTCCAGCTGGTTGGGCTGGGAGGAGCAATATTCCCCCTAGGTTGGAGCCCACCGAGCTCAGGAGGGAGGTGAAGAGAGAGCAATCGACCGAACCAGAGGCTGTTAGAACTGGAGAGGGAGAGAGGGTGGAATCCGCCCTTGGATACGGCCATCAAGTTAATATTCCATCCACGCAAGGGAGCGGGGGATCCGGGGAACCCCCGATCACGGGGTCCGAGGACATACTTGAAGAGATATTAAGCAACCCGTGGGTCGAGATCCTCAGTAGGAAGGGTGAAGACGTTGAGGGCTAGGATCGTAAAACTCACAGAAGGTGAAGCGGTTATAGTGGTGGAGGAGGCGAAGCCGCCCTTGGTGAATGCCCTGAGGAGGGCCATAATATCGGAGGTCCCAATATTCGCCGTCGATGAGGTGATATTCTTCGAGAACTCGACCCCTTTCTTCGATGAATACATCGCCCACAGGCTAGCCATGGTCCCGCTGAAGACCGACTTGGACGTGGTCAGAGCGGATCCTGAGAGGACAGTAGTCCTTGAACTCGACAGGGAGGCCAAGGAAGACGTTGAAACCGTTTACTCTGGGGAACTCAAGTCATCAGACCCCCTAATCGTTCCAGCAAATGAGAGGATCCCGATAATCAAGATGCGACAGGGTCAAAGGATAAGACTCCAAGCGGTGGCTAGACTGGGCAAGGGGAAAGATCACTCGAAGTGGCAGCCAGCCGTCGCTGTCGGTTACAGTTACATGCCCGTGTACGAACTGAGCAAGGACCTGCTCAAGGAATGCGACCTCTCGAAGTGCGATGAGTGCGTGAAGAAGAGGGAAAAGAAGGTCTTAGTGGATTACCCGGTTCTCTGCGAGGGGTGCTTGGAAGCCTTGGAGAGATGCAGACTGGATAACCCAGATAGAGTCGTCAGGGAGTGGGATGACTCTAGGATAATTCTGAGGTACGAGACCACCGGCGCCCTGTCAGCGCAGGAGGTCCTTTTGGAGGCTATAAACCAGCTCAAGCTCAAGTTCAACGAATTTTTGGAGAGGCTTGGATGATTAAGCTTTAATAGGGGAGACCCCTAGGGGAAGATTGGAAGCGGGGGTAGCCAAGCCAGGTCCAAGGCGCCCGCTTGAGGGGCGGGTGGGCGTCAGGCCCGCGTGGGTTCAAATCCCACCCCCCGC
Coding sequences:
- a CDS encoding DNA-directed RNA polymerase subunit D: MRARIVKLTEGEAVIVVEEAKPPLVNALRRAIISEVPIFAVDEVIFFENSTPFFDEYIAHRLAMVPLKTDLDVVRADPERTVVLELDREAKEDVETVYSGELKSSDPLIVPANERIPIIKMRQGQRIRLQAVARLGKGKDHSKWQPAVAVGYSYMPVYELSKDLLKECDLSKCDECVKKREKKVLVDYPVLCEGCLEALERCRLDNPDRVVREWDDSRIILRYETTGALSAQEVLLEAINQLKLKFNEFLERLG
- a CDS encoding 30S ribosomal protein S11, whose translation is MSTQKKGKIGVAHIYSSFNDTIVHITDITGAETLARYSGGMFVDADRLEGSPYAALKAAMAAAKEAQKKGVTHLIVKVRAPGGIKSRIPGPGATAAIRGLSRSGLILIRVEDVTPIPHDGCRRPHGRRGRRV